The Nostoc sp. NIES-3756 DNA window ACACCGATAATTATTGCTGAAAATGTGCATAAATGGTATGGAAAATTCCATGTGCTTCAAGGTGTGAGTTTAACGGTGCATCGTGGAGAAGTGGTGGTTTTGATGGGGCCTTCTGGGTCGGGTAAATCAACATTTATTCGCACTTTTAATGCTTTAGAGGAGTATCAGCAAGGCAAAATTATTATCGATGGAATTACCCTCAGCCACGATTTACGAAATATTGAAGCCATTCGCCGAGAAGTAGGTATGGTATTTCAGCAATTTAATTTATTTCCACATTTAACAGTCTTACAAAACATTGCTTTGGCTCCTATTTGGGTACGACGGTGGAAAAAAGCCAAAGCCGAAGAATTAGCAATGCAATTGTTAGAAAGAGTAGGGATTTTAGAACAAGCAAACAAATACCCAGGACAGTTATCTGGAGGGCAACAACAACGAGTTGCGATCGCGCGCGCATTGGCGATGCAACCTAAAATTATGCTATTCGATGAACCAACTTCCGCTTTAGATCCAGAAATGGTAAGAGAAGTGCTAGACGTAATGCGCAGCCTAGCAAGCGAC harbors:
- a CDS encoding amino acid ABC transporter ATP-binding protein, whose translation is MREQTPIIIAENVHKWYGKFHVLQGVSLTVHRGEVVVLMGPSGSGKSTFIRTFNALEEYQQGKIIIDGITLSHDLRNIEAIRREVGMVFQQFNLFPHLTVLQNIALAPIWVRRWKKAKAEELAMQLLERVGILEQANKYPGQLSGGQQQRVAIARALAMQPKIMLFDEPTSALDPEMVREVLDVMRSLASDGMTMVVVTHEVGFAREVADRVVLMDSGNLVESATPDNFFTQPQEERTRRFLSQIL